The sequence TTCAAACCCGGCACGGATCTCGCGATCCTCAATTACATAGCCAATCACATCATTCAGACCGGCCGCGTGAACGAGGAGTTCGTCAGGAAGCACACGACCTTCATGGCCGGCGCGACCGATATCGGCTATGGCCTGAGGCCCGACGATCCGCTCGAGGTCAAGGCGAAGAACGCCAAGGATGCGGCGAAGATGACGCCGAGCGATTTCGAAAGCTTCAAGTCTTTCGTTTCGGAATACACGCTCGACAAGACGGTGGAACTGACGGGCGTCGAAGCCGGGTTTCTCGAACAATTGGCCGACCTTTATGCCGATCCCAACCGCAAGGTCATGTCGCTCTGGACCATGGGCTTCAATCAGCATGTGCGTGGCGTCTGGGTCAACCACATGGTCTACAACCTCCACCTCCTGACCGGGAAGATATCGGAACCCGGCAACAGCCCTTTCTCGCTGACGGGGCAGCCTTCGGCCTGCGGAACGGCCCGCGAGGTCGGCACCTTCGCTCACCGGCTCCCGGCAGACATGACGGTCACCAATCCGGAACACCGGAAGCATGCCGAGGAGATCTGGCGCGTACCCCACGGCATCATCCCGGAAAAGCCGGGCTATCATGCCGTCGAGCAGGACCGGATGCTGAAGGACGGCAAGCTCAATTTCTATTGGGTGCAGGTCAACAATAATGTTCAGGCCGCCCCCAACACCAGCAACGAGACCTATCAGGGCTATCGCAATCCGGACAACTTTATCGTCGTGTCGGATGTCTACCCGACCATCACGGCGATGAGCGCCGACCTCATCCTGCCGGCCGCGATGTGGGTGGAGAAGGAGGGCGCCTATGGCAATGCCGAGCGGCGAACGCATGTGTGGCACCAGCTCGTCGATGCGCCAGGCGAGGCGCGCTCCGATCTCTGGCAGATGCTCGAGTTCTCCAAGCGCTTCACCACCGATGAGGTCTGGCCGCCCGAGATCCTCGACGCCAATCCCGGCTATCGGGGGAAAAGCCTCTACGACGTGCTTTTCAAGAACGGCAATGTCGATCGTTTCCCGGCAAGCGAAATCAATAGGGAGTATGCCAACCGTGAGGCCGAAGCCTTCGGCTTCTATGTCCAGAAGGGCCTATTCGAGGAATATGCCGCCTTCGGACGCGGCCACGGTCACGACCTCGCGCCGTATGACCGCTATCATGAGGAACGCGGACTGCGCTGGCCCGTTGTTGACGGCAAGGAGACGCGCTGGCGCTACCGCGAGGATTATGATCCCTATGTGAAACCGGGAGAGGGCGTGAAGTTCTATGGCCGTCCCGATGGCAGGGCGGTCATTCTCGCGGTTCCCTACGAGGCTCCGGCGGAGTCTCCGGACGACGAATATAACATCTGGCTCGTTACAGGTCGCGTACTCGAGCACTGGCATTCGGGTTCGATGACCATGCGTGTGCCGGAACTCTACAAGGCCTTCCCCGGCGCGGTCTGTTTCATGAATGCCGGTGACGCCCGCGATCGCGGCATTAACCAGGGCGCCGAAGTGCGGATCGTTTCCCGCCGCGGCGAGATTCGCGCTCGCGTCGAAACACGCGGGCGCAACCGCATGCCTCCGGGGGTCATCTTCGTGCCCTGGTTCGACGCCAGCCGGTTGATCAACAAGGTAACGTTGGACGCGACCGATCCCATCTCCAAACAGACGGATTTCAAAAAATGCGCGGTCAAAATCGTCTCGGTCGCATGATGAGAAGCCCCGGATCAATGCTCGCTGCGCTGCTGGCGATCGTGCTCATCGCAACGGGGGCCATTGCCCAGATGCTTCCGGGGGAACGGGTCCCGGCACTCTCCGGGCCGCCACAGGAGATGGGCGAGGTGGAGGCGCGGCCGATTCCGAAATGGGTCGTCGACGACGTCCGCAAGGAGCGCGCATATCCCGATCAGCCGCCGGTCATCCCGCATTCGATCGAAGGATATCAGCTTTCGGTCAACACCAACCGGTGTCTTTCCTGCCACAAGCGCGAACTGACGCAGGAATCGGGCGCGCCGATGATAAGCGTCACGCATTACATGACGAGGGAGGGCCAGATGCTCGCCGACGTTTCGCCGCGGCGCTATTTCTGCACGGCCTGCCACGTGCCCCAGGCGGATGTGCGTCCGCTTGTCGGCAATACCTTCAAGGACATGAGCGAGATGGGCGTCAAGCAGGCAGGGGGGAGCGAGTAGGTCATGGCTTGGATAAAGCACGTCCTGCTTTGGGCGTGGAAAGTGCTCACCACGCCGGCTGCGACTCTCAGCCTGGCCTTTCTGACGCTCGGAGGCTTCATCGGCGGCGTGGTTTTCTGGGGCGCCTTCAACACTGCGTTGGAGCTTACGAACACGGAAAAATTCTGCGTTTCCTGCCACGAGATGCGGGCCAACGTGTATGAAGAGTTGACGCGCACCGTGCATTTCTCCAACCGCTCCGGCGTGCGTGCCTCCTGCCCGGACTGTCATGTTCCGCATGAATGGACGGACAAGATCGCCCGCAAGATGCAGGCCTCCAAGGAGGTGTGGGGCAAGATTTTCGGAACGATCAATACTCGCGAGAAGTTCCTCGACCACCGGCTGGAACTTGCCAAGCATGAATGGGCGAGATTGAAAGCCAACGACAGCCTCGAATGCCGCAACTGTCACTCATCCGCGGCGATGGACCTTTCGAAGCAGACACAACGTGCCGCCGAGATCCATACGCGCTATCTCCTGCCCGGAAAGGCCACCTGCATCGATTGTCACAAGGGCATCGCTCACGAACTTCCCAACATGCAGGGTATTGAGCCCGGATGGAAGCTGCCGCCGGAACTCGAAGGTGAGACGCTCCCCTCCGCTTCCGCGATCGATGACCTGAAGAAGGCGATGGATGACGCCCATAGAATGGTCGCCTCAGAAAATTGACGTCAGCTGCGTGATCATGGGACGATTTGTTCCAGAGAGGCCGGATGGCTGACTGACACCAACTGGAGTATAGAGCAATTGAAGGGACAACTGCGCAGCGGTTTCCGTCGCGAATTGCATTATTTCAAGAGTAATTCATTGCTGCAGTGGACATTGGAATGCATTCAAAAGGCATCGTCGAAGGGACACGGCTTGGGCGGTCGCTCATCAGATGGCAGCTCGGCCGCCCCGCAGCCTACATTCTCGCGACTGCGGCGGTATTGAGTGTCGCTGCGCTGCGATTGGCGCTGTGGGATCTCCTGGGCCTCGGCGCCATTCTCCTTTCCTTCATCCCGGCGATGCTCCTGGCTGCGATAGCCGGCCAAGCAGGCCCGGTGGCCTTTGCATCCGGGCTCTCGCTTGCCGCATCAATCGCCGTCCAGCGGATCGAGGATGGCTCCGGTCCGAGTGTCGCCGAGTTGATCTTCTTCGGAGCGGCGGTACTTTTCGTAGTGGCGCTTGCGGAAGTTCTCCAGGCGGCGAGAGCCGCGATCGGCAGGACCGAGGATGTGGTAAAGGCCCGAGATGCGCATCTGAGGTCCATATTGGATACGGTGCCGGACGCCACTGTGGTCAGTGCTACCGATGGCACCATCGTCTCCTTCAACGCCGCGGCCGTCCGCCAGTTCGGCTATGCGGAGGAGGAAGTCATTGGCGAGAACCTTCGCCTGTTAATGCCAGAGCCCTATCGCCGCGAACACGATGGATACATGCAGCGCTACTTGAGAACCGGCGAAAAACGGATCATCGGCATTGATCGCGTCGTGTCCGGACGCAGGAAGGACGGGTCGATCTTTCCGATGAAGCTCGCGGTCGGGGAGATGCAGTCGGGCGGCGAGCGGTTTTTTACGGGTTTCATCAGAGACCTGACCGAGCGGGAGGAGTCTGCCGCGAGACTCGAACAGATCCAGGCCGAACTTGCGCGCCTCGCGCGTCTCAATGAGTTGGGCGAAATGGCATCGACGCTTGCGCATGAGCTGAACCAGCCTTTGTCGGCGATCGCCAACTATTCGCACGGCTGTACGAGGCTCCTGCGTGACATGGACGACGCCGTTGCAGCACGAATGCGCGGAGCGCTCGAGGAAGTGGCGAGCCAATCATTGCGGGCCGGTCAGATCATCAAGCATCTGAGGGAATTCGTCACGAAAGGCGAGACGGAAAAGGCGCCGGAAGATATTCGCAAGCTGGTCGAGGAGGCTGCCGCACTGGCATTGGTCGGTTCTCGCGAGCAAGGCGTCCGCACGGTATTCGAATATTTGCCCGGGGCCGAAATGGTAATGGTCGACCGGATCCAGGTTCAACAGGTCCTCATCAATCTGATGCGTAATGCGATCGAGGCGATGCGCTCCGTGGAGCGCCGAGAGTTGACGATCCGCACGATGTCGGCTGATGCGGGCGAGGTTGCCGTTGTCGTTGAAGACACGGGCGGAGGCATTCCGGAGGAAATCGCCGGTCAGCTCTTCAAGCCCTTTGTGACGACAAAGGCAAGCGGAATGGGCATCGGGCTTTCCATCTCGAAGCGTATCGTCGATGCGCACGGAGGTGAAATGACTGTCACGAAAAATGCGGCCGGCGGGGCTACTTTCCGGTTCACGCTTCCCGCCTATGTAGATGAACGGATCGACGCAAATGACTGACTATACGGTGCACATTGTCGATGATGAAGAGCCGGTGAGAAAGTCGCTGGCCTTCATGCTGACGATGAACGGATTCGCCGTGAAAATGCATCAATCTGCAGCGGCCTTTCTCGCCTTTGCGCCGAACGTCAAGAGCGGGGTCCTCGTGACGGATCTGAGAATGCCGGAGATGTCGGGCGTGGACCTCCTTCGCAATCTCGGCGACCGCAACATCAAGATACCGTCGATCGTGATTACGGGGCACGGCGACGTGCCCATGGCGGTAGAGGCCATGAAGGCGGGGGCGGTGGATTTCATCGAGAAACCCTTCGAGGACACCGTGATCATCGAGGCAATCGAGAGGGCATCTGAACATCTGGTCGTTCCGGAAGCCGATGCGGACGAAGCCAGCGAAATCCGGGCCAGGCTCCAGACGCTGAGCGAGAGAGAACGCCAGGTGCTCTCGGCGGTCGTGGCGGGCCTTCCCAACAAATCGATCGCGTATGACTTGGACATCAGTCCACGCACCGTCGAGGTGCATCGCGCGAATGTAATGGCCAAAATGAAGGCGAAGAGCCTTCCCCACCTCGTGCGAATGGCTCTCGCCGCAGGTTTCGGTCCATCCTGATTTCCACCGAGTTGATCTCGCGCAATGCGTCGCATTGCCGCGAACGTTCTAATACTGGCTCACGGCGGGCAGACGCACGCCAGATTGAGCGGAACTTCAACTTGTTGCCTGGAAGAAGCATTGTCGTCGTCGCAGCGGACCACGGCCTCCGGCGGTCTGTGGCATTCGCGCTCGAGGTCGAAGGATATCCGACCGAGTCGTACGACACCTTGCGGGAAGCCGAAGACGCTTCCCGGGTGGCGCTCTGCACGATTCTGGATGACGAGATCGTGAGAGCCGAGCCGCAGGCCGCCACGCGGTTGCTGCAATATCTCGGATCCCGGGCCATCCTGCTGGTGGACGGCTTGTCGGCACTTCGAGCGCATGCCGACACCACGGTTTTGACGAAGCCGTTCAGCGGTCCCGACCTGCTCGGCGTGATCAACAACCTTATCCAGGCGGCTAAGTAGTTTCCCTTAGTGATCAAACCGAATTTCTCGTTGCCCCGCGAATTGCCAATCTACCCCCATATCGAACAGGGGATAAGAGATGTACGCCGCTGCACAACTCAAGAAACAGTCCTTCCAACAGGCCGATGACTTCGCACTGACCCAGACGGCCGGACCGCATCTTGTCGCCACGTACAAGGCCGGTCGCGAGATCTATGCAGAAGGCGATGCGATTGAGAAGTGCTACGAAGTTTCCAAGGGAGCCGTGCGTGTTTACCGCCTGCTCTCGGATGGACGGCGACAAGTCGTATCCTTTCATCTCCCGGGCGAAATGTTCGGTTTCGAGGCGGGCTCCAGCCATTGCTTCTTTGCCGAGGCCATCACCGAAACAACGCTGGCGGTTTTCGGCCGGCGGCAAATGCAGGAGCGCTCGCGGGACCTTCTCGCCCTTGCCTTGACGGGCATGGCGCGGGCTCAGCAGCATCTTCTGGTGATCGGCAGGCAATGCGCCGTGGAACGGATTGCCGCATTTCTGGTCGACCTGTGCGAGCGTCAGGGTGGAGGCAGACAGCTGCGATTGCCGATGTCACGGCAAGACATCGCCGACTATCTCGGCCTGACCATCGAAACCGTTTCGCGCGTGGTCACCAAGCTGAAGGAGCGCAGTGTCATCTCTCTCACGGACGCAAGGACGATCGACATCGTGAGGCCGGACGCGCTCCGCTCGCTTTGCAACTAGAAGGGGGTCTGCGCAGCAGACTCTCCTCTGTCCTCTGCAGGCGCCGACGGAGTGGCCATTCGGCGGGAGGAGCAAGAATCATGTTCGTGAAGGAGATGTCTCGCGAGGAATGCCAAAGCGTGGTCGCGGCCGCAGATCTGGCGCGATTGGCCTGCTGCAAGGAAGGCCAGCCCTATATTGTGCCGATCAACTACGCGCTCCTGGGCAACTGCCTCTACTGCTTTTCCATGCCAGGCCAAAAAATCGACTGGATGCGCAGCAACCCCAAGGTCGCCCTTCAGATCGGCGAGTTTGCCAGCAATCGCCAGTGGAAGAGCGTCGTGGTAAGGGGGCGGTACCGCGAACTGGCGCAGACTGAGGGTCGTTGTGATGAGCGCATTCACGCTTGGTCCCTCCTCGAAAAGAGGCCCAATTGGTGGGAGCCCGGCGGACTTACACCTGTGCCGCGGGAGATTTCAGGCGCGTCTGCGCATGTCTTCTTCTGCGTGGAGATAGACGAGATGACCGGCCGTGCAGCCTGCCCGGGCGAGCTTTAGTCTTATGCATGACGGCGGCACGGTGGGACTCGGAAACACGGCAGCGTCTTCGTCCGGAATTGGCAATTTCAAAGACTCCTACTGCATGCTTGAAAGGCCGGCGCGCCCTAACTCTTGGAGCTGCGCCGGGCGGAAAACCGTCACAGATTTTTCCGCGGAAGCGCTTTAGCCTCCTGCTGCCCGGTTGTTCGCCGGCGGCCACCCCGCTCGGGGACTCTCGCATTGCATCTGTGATCCCCGAATTTCCCTCACCCCGTCTTCGACTGGAGCGACGCGTCCCTCGCCGCCCGATCTTCGGAGAACACGCTCTGCAGGGTGTCGAAGCGTCTTGATCTGAATCAAGGTAGCGAGGACCTGACTCTGACAATTCTCGGAAGGATTTTGGCGGGTTGCGTGCCAGGGCGCGCGTCAGCAGCGTTTAGGAGAGTTGGGGACCCAACCATGAAACACACAGTCGAGATGGTCGTGCTTGCCATCGGCGCCTTTCTGGCGCTGGTCGGAGCAGGCTTCGCCCAGGACCGCCTTTTCGGCGCGCATATGTGGGTACTGTTCTTCGTGCTGCTCGGCGGGACGTTGGTGCTCATGCGCCGTGTTGATTTTCGTCCGGCTGCTGCGGGTCATCGGGCCGGCCGGACGGAATATTTCGACGAGGTCGTGAAGTACGGCGTCATCGCCACGGTGTTCTGGGGCGTGGTCGGCTTTCTTGTAGGCGTCGTCGTAGCCCTGCAGCTTGCCTTCCCCGATCTCAATGTGGAGCCCTGGTTCAACTTCGGTCGCATGCGGCCGCTCCACACCTCGGCCGTGATCTTCGCGTTCGGCGGCAACGCGCTGATCGCCACGTCTTTCTATGTGGTTCAGCGCACCAGTCGCGCGCGCCTCTTCGGCGGAGATCTCGGCTGGTTCGTTTTCTGGGGGTATCAGCTTTTCATCGTGCTTGCAGCGACCGGCTACCTGCTCGGCATCACGCAGTCACGCGAATACGCGGAGCCGGAATGGTACGTCGATATCTGGCTGACCATCGTATGGGTCGCCTATCTGGTCGTCTTCCTGGGCACGATCCTGGTGCGCAAGGAGCCGCACATCTACGTCGCGAACTGGTTCTATCTCGCCTTCATCGTGACGATCGCCATGCTGCACATCGTCAACAACCTGGCGGTGCCGGTGTCGTTCCTGGGCTCCAAGAGTTATTCGGCCTTCGCCGGCGTCCAGGATGCGCTGACGCAATGGTGGTACGGCCACAATGCGGTCGGCTTCTTCCTGACCGCCGGCTTTCTGGCGATGATGTACTACTTCATCCCGAAGCAGGTGAACCGCCCCGTCTATTCCTACCGCTTGTCGATCATCCACTTCTGGGCGCTGATCTTCATGTATATCTGGGCTGGTCCCCACCACCTGCACTACACGGCATTGCCGGACTGGGCGCAGACACTCGGCATGGTCTTCTCCATCATGCTCTGGATGCCCTCCTGGGGCGGCATGATCAACGGCCTGATGACGCTCTCCGGTGCCTGGGACAAGATCCGCACGGATCCGGTCGTGCGTATGATGGTCATGGCCGTCGCCTTTTACGGCATGGCGACCTTCGAAGGGCCCATGATGTCTATCAAGACCGTCAACTCGCTGAGCCACTATACCGACTGGACCATCGGTCACGTCCATTCCGGCGCGCTCGGCTGGAACGGTCTCATCACCTTCGGTGCCGTTTACTATCTGGTTCCGAAGCTCTGGAACCGGGAGCGGCTTTACAGCCTGCAAATGGTCAACTGGCATTTTTGGCTCGCGACCCTCGGCATCGTCGTCTACGCCGCCACGATGTGGGTAGCCGGCATCCAGCAGGGGCTGATGTGGCGCGAATATGATGACCAGGGTTTCCTCGTCTACTCCTTCGCGGAGTCGGTGGCGGCGATGTTCCCGTACTACGTCATGCGCGCCGCGGGCGGTGCCCTGTTCCTCGCCGGCGCGCTCCTAATGGCCTTCAACGTAACAATGACCATTCTCGGCCGCGTGCGCGACGAGGCCGCGGCCCCGGAAGCCGCGCCACTGCCGGCACCGGCGGAATAGGAGGGCAGACTGTGTCCATTCTCGATAAGCACGCACTACTGGAACGGAATGCCACGTTACTCCTCGTCGGCTCCCTGCTCGTCGTCTCCATCGGCGGCATCGTGGAAATCGCACCGCTCTTCTATCTCGAAAACACCATCGAGAAGGTCGAGGGAATGCGGCCCTATTCGCCGCTGGAACTCGCCGGACGCGACATCTACATTCGCGAAGGCTGCTATGTTTGCCACAGCCAGATGATCCGTCCGTTCCGGGACGAAGTCGAGCGCTACGGCCACTATTCACTGGCGGCGGAGTCTATGTACGACCACCCGTTTCAGTGGGGGTCGAAGCGGACGGGGCCGGATCTCGCCCGCGTGGGCGACCGCTACTCCAATGAATGGCACGTGCAGCACATGGTCGAACCCCGCTCGGTCGTGCCGGAATCGGTGATGCCGAGCTATGGCTTCCTCAAGGAAACTCCGCTTGAGGTGACGAATGTCGCCATGAACCTCAAGGCGAACAGGGCGGTCGGCGTTCCCTATACGGACGCGATGATCGACAACGCGGCGGCGGATCTAAAGGCCCAGGCCGATCCAAGTGCCGATGCTTCCGGCGTGGAGGCACGCTACCCCAAGGCCAAGCTCGGCGATTTTGACGGCGATCCGCAACGGCTGACCGAGATGGATGCGCTCATCGCCTATCTCCAGATGCTTGGCACGCTCGCCGACTTCTCCACCTATGACGACACCACCGGTTATCGCTGAGAGGATCGCATATGGAAACCTACACGGTCATGCGCCATTTCGCCGATAGCTGGGGACTGCTTGCCATGACCCTCTTCTTCCTCGGCGTTATCCTTTTCAATTTTCGGCCAGGCGCCAAAAAATCCGCTGCTCAGGCCTCTGCCATCCCGCTGAAGGAGGACTGATCCATGACTGACAAGCACATTGACGAGATAACCGGCGTAGAGACCACCGGGCATGAATGGGACGGCATTCGCGAGCTCAACAATCCTATGCCGCGCTGGTGGGTCTACAGCTTTTACGCGACGATCATCTGGGCGATAGGATATGCCGTCGCCTATCCATCATGGCCATTGCTGACGGAAGCGACCAAGGGGGTGCTCGGCTATTCGAGCCGCGCCGAGGTCAGTGCGGAACTGACAGAAGCGAAGGCAGCGCAGGCGGGTAACCTGGAGCGCATCGCTTCGAGTACGGTCGAGGACATCATGGCCAACCCGGAACTGAAGCAGTTCGCGATCGCGGCCGGTGCATCTGCCTTCAAGGTGAATTGCGCACAATGTCATGGGTCGGGTGCGGCCGGCGGGAAAGGTTTCCCGAACCTGAACGACGACGAGTGGCTCTGGGGCGGCAAGCCTGAGGAGATCTACCAGACGATTGCGCATGGCATACGCTACACCGGTGACGGAGAGACGCGCGTCTCGGAAATGCCGGCCTTTACGGACATGCTGGCGCCCCACGAAGTCCGGGCGACCGCAGCCTACGTGGCGAGCCTGACCGGAACACCCTCCAACCCGGCGCTTGTGGAATCCGGCAAGCAGCTCTTCGCCGAGAACTGCGCCTCGTGCCATGGAGCGGACGCGAGAGGCACCCGCGAGCTAGGTGCGCCCAATCTTGCCGACGCGATCTGGCTGAACGGCGAGGGGGAGCAGGCGGTCATCGATCAGATGAGATCGCCGAAGCATGGGGTCATGCCAGCCTGGTTGCAGCGCATCGGCGATCCGGTCGTGAAAGAGCTTGCAGTCTTCGTTCATTCGCTGGGCGGCGGCGAGTAGCGAATACGAGACCCTGGCGGCCACGCGAGAGCAGTGTAGCCGCCGTGGCGACTTTTCCCGGTGAAGGTGGTGTCCACTGCCGGTGCGGCGCCCGTCGCAAACTTGACGCAGATCAAGGCGCGCGACGGCCGCGTGGCGCAAACCTCCTCTGACAGTCAAGTTCCAGTCGGGATTGCCCAGATGCTTCATCAGCCCGCCCATAAAGCTGGCTCCGTCGAGCGGCTCGAAGCCGAGCCCGTCAATGCCGCGCGTTTGCGCAAACCGCTTTACGAGAAGCGGCGGAAGATTTTTCCCAAACGTGCCGAGGGCCGCTTCCGCCGGTTCAAGTGGTTTGTGATGCTGGTGACGCTCAGCATCTACTATTTGACGCCGTGGATTCGCTGGGATCGCGGCGCGTATGCGCCGGACCAGGCCGTTTTGATCGATCTTGCCGCGCGGCGGTTCTATTTCTTCTTCATCGAAATATGGCCGCAAGAATTCTTCTTCGTGGCGGGGCTCCTCGTCATGGCGGGCTTCGGCCTCTTTCTGGTGACCTCGGCGGTCGGCCGCGCCTGGTGCGGCTACGCCTGTCCGCAAACCGTCTGGGTCGATCTCTTCCTGGTGATCGAGCGCTTCATCGAGGGCGACCGTAATGCCCGCATGCGCCTCGACGCCGCGCCTTGGACGCTGGACAAGGTTCGCAAGCGCGTTGCCAAGCATGCGATCTGGCTGGTGATCGGCGTTGCGACCGGGGGTGCCTGGATATTCTACTTCGCCGACGCTCCCTCGCTGATGAAGAGCTTCATTGCACTCGAGGCTGCACCGGCCGCCTATATGACGGTCGCGATCCTCACCGCTACGACATATGTTTTCGGCGGACTCATGCGTGAGCAGGTCTGCACCTACATGTGTCCCTGGCCACGCATCCAGGCGGCGATGCTCGATGAGAACTCACTCGTCGTGACTTACAATGACTGGCGCGGCGAGCCGCGCTCGCGGCATGCCAAGAAGGCGGCCGCAGCGGGCGAAGTGGTCGGCGACTGCGTCGACTGCAACGCTTGCGTTGCGGTTTGTCCCATGGGTATCGATATCCGGGACGGCCAGCAGCTAGAATGCATCACCTGCGCGCTCTGCATAGACGCCTGCGACGGCGTCATGGACAAGCTCGGCCGGGAGCGCGGGCTGATCTCTTACGCCACGCTCAGCGACTATGCGGCTAACATGGCGCTTGCCACCAGTAACGGCGCGACGGCAATCGACCCAAGGCGCATGCGCGACGCGAACGGCGCCTTCGTCGAGCAGGTCCGACAGTTCGACTGGCGCATCATCTTCCGGCCCCGCGTCCTTCTTTATTTCGCCGTTTGGGCACTCGTCGGCGTCGGCATGCTCTACGCGCTCGTCTCGCGCGACAGGCTCGAGCTCAATGTGCTGCATGACCGTAATCCGCAATATGTCGTTGAATCGGACGGATCGGTGCGCAACGGCTACATGCTCAAGCTGCTGAACATGATCCCCGAACAGCGACGGATCACGCTCACCCTTGACGGCATGCCATCGGCCCGGATGCGGATTGCCGGGCAGGCTCCGGGCGACGGACGCAGTTTTTCAGTTGCTGTCGATGCCGACAAGATCACGGCCCTCAAGGTCTTCGTCACTCTGCCGAAGGATAGGCTCGCCGAGGCCGAGGCAGGTTTCTCGTTCAAAGCCGAGGACTTGTCCAGCCACGAACGCGACATCTACCGAGCGAACTTCAACCAACCCGGAACAGCAAAGTGAGCGGCTATGATCAGGCAACGCAATGAACCACGCCGATTTACCGGATGGCACATGGTGGCTGTGATGGCGCTGTTCTTCGGCACCATCATCTCCGTCAATCTCGTCATGGCCTGGAATGCCAACCGGAGTTGGAGCGGCCTCGTCGTCGAAAACGCCTACGTCGCCAGCCAGCAGTTCAACCGCAAAATGGCCGAGACCCGGGCCTTTGCTGAGAGCGGCATCAAGGGCGAACTCATGGCAGGCCACGGTGGGATCCGCTACGTGATGACCCGCAAGGGCGAGCCGGAGAGGGCGACCGATACGGTCATCGCCGTCCTCAAACGGCCCGTCGAGGAACATGAGGATATGCAGCTCGAATTCGTGCGTATGGATGAGGGTGTTTTCGTCTCGAAGCAGGCGCTGAAACCCGGCCAGTGGGTTGCGGACCTGACGGCCATGGCGGGTGGAGCACTCGTCTATCGCCAGACCATTCGTTTCATCGCCCCGGGAGAAAACCAATGAGCTGTTGCGCCGCGGGAGCCGCATCGGCCCCGGTTGCGGAAGGGGCGGGTCAGCGGCTCCCTTCTTCCGAAGAACTTTGGCTGACGAGCCGGACGCTTGGAGGCGGGTTGCGCCAGACGGATCTCAGCGTGCCG is a genomic window of Sinorhizobium arboris LMG 14919 containing:
- the ccoN gene encoding cytochrome-c oxidase, cbb3-type subunit I, which gives rise to MKHTVEMVVLAIGAFLALVGAGFAQDRLFGAHMWVLFFVLLGGTLVLMRRVDFRPAAAGHRAGRTEYFDEVVKYGVIATVFWGVVGFLVGVVVALQLAFPDLNVEPWFNFGRMRPLHTSAVIFAFGGNALIATSFYVVQRTSRARLFGGDLGWFVFWGYQLFIVLAATGYLLGITQSREYAEPEWYVDIWLTIVWVAYLVVFLGTILVRKEPHIYVANWFYLAFIVTIAMLHIVNNLAVPVSFLGSKSYSAFAGVQDALTQWWYGHNAVGFFLTAGFLAMMYYFIPKQVNRPVYSYRLSIIHFWALIFMYIWAGPHHLHYTALPDWAQTLGMVFSIMLWMPSWGGMINGLMTLSGAWDKIRTDPVVRMMVMAVAFYGMATFEGPMMSIKTVNSLSHYTDWTIGHVHSGALGWNGLITFGAVYYLVPKLWNRERLYSLQMVNWHFWLATLGIVVYAATMWVAGIQQGLMWREYDDQGFLVYSFAESVAAMFPYYVMRAAGGALFLAGALLMAFNVTMTILGRVRDEAAAPEAAPLPAPAE
- the ccoO gene encoding cytochrome-c oxidase, cbb3-type subunit II, giving the protein MSILDKHALLERNATLLLVGSLLVVSIGGIVEIAPLFYLENTIEKVEGMRPYSPLELAGRDIYIREGCYVCHSQMIRPFRDEVERYGHYSLAAESMYDHPFQWGSKRTGPDLARVGDRYSNEWHVQHMVEPRSVVPESVMPSYGFLKETPLEVTNVAMNLKANRAVGVPYTDAMIDNAAADLKAQADPSADASGVEARYPKAKLGDFDGDPQRLTEMDALIAYLQMLGTLADFSTYDDTTGYR
- a CDS encoding CcoQ/FixQ family Cbb3-type cytochrome c oxidase assembly chaperone, giving the protein METYTVMRHFADSWGLLAMTLFFLGVILFNFRPGAKKSAAQASAIPLKED
- the ccoP gene encoding cytochrome-c oxidase, cbb3-type subunit III; this translates as MTDKHIDEITGVETTGHEWDGIRELNNPMPRWWVYSFYATIIWAIGYAVAYPSWPLLTEATKGVLGYSSRAEVSAELTEAKAAQAGNLERIASSTVEDIMANPELKQFAIAAGASAFKVNCAQCHGSGAAGGKGFPNLNDDEWLWGGKPEEIYQTIAHGIRYTGDGETRVSEMPAFTDMLAPHEVRATAAYVASLTGTPSNPALVESGKQLFAENCASCHGADARGTRELGAPNLADAIWLNGEGEQAVIDQMRSPKHGVMPAWLQRIGDPVVKELAVFVHSLGGGE
- the ccoG gene encoding cytochrome c oxidase accessory protein CcoG; this translates as MLHQPAHKAGSVERLEAEPVNAARLRKPLYEKRRKIFPKRAEGRFRRFKWFVMLVTLSIYYLTPWIRWDRGAYAPDQAVLIDLAARRFYFFFIEIWPQEFFFVAGLLVMAGFGLFLVTSAVGRAWCGYACPQTVWVDLFLVIERFIEGDRNARMRLDAAPWTLDKVRKRVAKHAIWLVIGVATGGAWIFYFADAPSLMKSFIALEAAPAAYMTVAILTATTYVFGGLMREQVCTYMCPWPRIQAAMLDENSLVVTYNDWRGEPRSRHAKKAAAAGEVVGDCVDCNACVAVCPMGIDIRDGQQLECITCALCIDACDGVMDKLGRERGLISYATLSDYAANMALATSNGATAIDPRRMRDANGAFVEQVRQFDWRIIFRPRVLLYFAVWALVGVGMLYALVSRDRLELNVLHDRNPQYVVESDGSVRNGYMLKLLNMIPEQRRITLTLDGMPSARMRIAGQAPGDGRSFSVAVDADKITALKVFVTLPKDRLAEAEAGFSFKAEDLSSHERDIYRANFNQPGTAK
- a CDS encoding FixH family protein yields the protein MIRQRNEPRRFTGWHMVAVMALFFGTIISVNLVMAWNANRSWSGLVVENAYVASQQFNRKMAETRAFAESGIKGELMAGHGGIRYVMTRKGEPERATDTVIAVLKRPVEEHEDMQLEFVRMDEGVFVSKQALKPGQWVADLTAMAGGALVYRQTIRFIAPGENQ